In a single window of the Mesorhizobium shangrilense genome:
- a CDS encoding (5-formylfuran-3-yl)methyl phosphate synthase: protein MTQMLASVTGADEAEIAIGGGADIIDLKDPTAGALGALAIETIRRTVLAIAGRCETSAVCGDLPMEPETLRMKAEEIAGTGVDYVKVGFFPTDAVEACMKALQPLAAGTKLIAVLFADRAPDFGLLPAFAQHGFHGAMLDTADKSKGRLLDHLPPERMPDFVGPAQALGLKTGLSGSIEPPDVPRLLPFSPDFLGFRGALCVRARRTASIDAEAVGAIRALIPAEPLAGRSATVDYRLLAARGYSPGAADAALGTDRIFVRDFVLPVNIGAYSFEHGHTQKVRFDVAADVLRMTSNPEDMRHVVSYDLILDGIRTIVARGHVELSEALAEQVAAHVLEDPRVVRVVVKVEKLELGPGGVGVEIERKRTRQQHASLRPAVPDDPAAVSPRGIQGTRL, encoded by the coding sequence ATGACCCAAATGCTGGCCAGCGTGACCGGCGCGGACGAAGCCGAAATCGCGATCGGGGGCGGTGCCGACATCATCGACCTGAAAGACCCGACGGCCGGGGCATTGGGCGCACTCGCGATCGAGACGATCCGGCGCACTGTCCTCGCCATTGCGGGACGGTGCGAAACCAGCGCCGTCTGCGGCGACCTGCCGATGGAGCCGGAAACACTGCGTATGAAGGCAGAGGAAATCGCAGGGACCGGCGTGGACTACGTAAAGGTGGGCTTCTTTCCGACGGATGCCGTCGAAGCGTGCATGAAGGCGCTGCAACCGCTCGCCGCCGGGACGAAGCTGATCGCCGTGCTATTCGCTGACCGGGCGCCCGATTTCGGCCTGCTTCCGGCTTTCGCCCAACATGGCTTCCACGGTGCCATGCTTGACACCGCAGACAAGTCCAAGGGTCGGCTGCTCGATCATCTGCCGCCGGAGCGCATGCCGGACTTCGTCGGCCCCGCGCAGGCGCTCGGCCTCAAGACAGGCCTCAGCGGATCCATCGAACCTCCTGATGTGCCACGGCTATTGCCGTTTTCCCCCGACTTCCTTGGCTTCCGCGGCGCACTCTGCGTCCGGGCCCGGCGCACGGCATCGATCGATGCGGAAGCAGTCGGCGCAATCCGGGCGCTTATCCCCGCGGAACCGTTGGCGGGTCGTTCCGCGACCGTCGACTACCGCCTCCTCGCCGCGCGCGGCTATTCGCCGGGTGCGGCCGACGCGGCGCTCGGAACCGACAGGATCTTCGTGCGGGATTTCGTCCTGCCCGTAAACATCGGGGCCTATAGCTTCGAACACGGCCACACCCAAAAAGTTCGCTTCGACGTTGCCGCCGACGTGCTGCGGATGACCTCAAACCCTGAGGACATGCGCCATGTCGTCTCCTACGATCTCATCCTGGACGGCATCCGCACCATCGTCGCGCGCGGCCATGTCGAACTGAGCGAGGCGTTGGCCGAGCAGGTCGCGGCCCATGTTCTGGAGGATCCCCGCGTGGTTCGGGTGGTGGTGAAGGTAGAGAAGCTGGAGCTCGGTCCGGGCGGCGTGGGCGTCGAGATCGAGCGCAAGCGGACGCGCCAGCAGCACGCGTCGCTGCGGCCTGCCGTGCCGGACGACCCAGCGGCAGTCAGCCCGCGAGGCATACAGGGCACGCGATTGTGA
- a CDS encoding DUF3280 domain-containing protein → MPHDVGRPRSVQPVRENGADMNVTRLFQITKPVRSILCAVVCAILSHFPAEATQRVAVFAFEIQHGDLVQGAPDHRTAEEKRLIMISERLREHLAASGLSMVDIGPVAEKAAATNLRSCSACADGWAQELGADYAITGVVNKVSELILSMNVRVHDAATATPLTSAAVDFRGNTDESWRRAIDYLYKNLLWPRLEKLKK, encoded by the coding sequence TTGCCGCACGACGTCGGCCGACCTAGGTCGGTTCAACCGGTGCGGGAAAATGGTGCCGACATGAACGTAACCCGACTTTTTCAGATCACAAAGCCCGTCCGTTCAATTCTTTGTGCAGTTGTCTGCGCCATCCTCTCCCATTTTCCGGCGGAGGCGACGCAACGTGTTGCGGTGTTCGCATTCGAGATTCAGCACGGCGATCTGGTCCAGGGTGCGCCCGACCATCGGACAGCGGAGGAAAAGCGGCTGATCATGATCAGCGAGCGCCTGCGCGAACACCTTGCCGCTTCGGGGCTCTCCATGGTCGACATCGGGCCCGTAGCGGAAAAGGCGGCGGCGACGAACCTGCGGTCATGTAGCGCGTGCGCGGACGGTTGGGCCCAGGAACTCGGGGCGGATTACGCCATCACCGGCGTCGTCAACAAGGTCTCGGAGCTTATCCTCAGCATGAACGTGCGCGTCCACGACGCCGCCACGGCGACGCCGCTGACCAGCGCAGCCGTGGACTTTCGCGGCAACACCGACGAATCCTGGCGCCGCGCCATCGACTACCTCTACAAGAACCTGCTGTGGCCCCGCCTGGAGAAGCTGAAGAAATGA
- a CDS encoding ABC transporter substrate-binding protein, which yields MVPNTLAIFIGLFLAGVNAGGALAQESGQAAQTTAAKAEKAVVEIRIGYLRAYAPQLALSVLDVPPRDEGVAGANVAIGDNNTTGSFLGQKFTLDVTEVKPSDDVVPVFKEMVARGDRYLVADISAAQLLSIADLARDNNVLIFNAGAVDDILREEECRANVFHTAPTRTMLADGLAQYLIWKQWPRWVLLYGSHDRDKLFAEALRRAATRFGGEIVAEKLFADTGTARRTDSGVVQIQRQMPVFTQDLPDHDVVLVADESEVFGTFVPFRTWIPRPVAGTAGLIPSAWHPASEQWGGTQIQNRFAKVNGRRMLSKDMSAWTAVRILGDAATRTQSADPEKIGAFIRADDFSIAAFKGQKLTFRKWNWQLRQPIFLGDGRSVVTTSPQEGFLHQVSELDTLGIAQPETKCTLR from the coding sequence ATGGTGCCAAACACTCTCGCAATCTTCATCGGACTTTTTTTGGCGGGCGTCAACGCAGGCGGCGCGCTGGCGCAGGAGAGCGGGCAAGCCGCGCAGACGACGGCGGCAAAGGCTGAAAAGGCGGTCGTCGAGATCAGGATCGGCTATCTGCGGGCCTACGCGCCGCAGTTGGCCCTGTCCGTCCTAGACGTGCCGCCGCGTGACGAGGGCGTCGCCGGCGCCAATGTGGCGATCGGCGACAACAACACGACGGGCAGCTTCCTTGGCCAGAAGTTCACGCTCGACGTCACCGAGGTGAAGCCCAGCGACGATGTCGTCCCCGTGTTCAAGGAGATGGTCGCCAGGGGCGACCGCTATCTTGTGGCCGACATTTCAGCCGCCCAGCTGCTGTCGATCGCGGACCTGGCCCGCGACAACAACGTGCTGATCTTCAACGCGGGCGCCGTCGACGACATCCTGCGGGAAGAAGAATGCCGGGCCAATGTCTTTCACACGGCTCCGACGCGAACGATGCTGGCCGACGGCCTGGCGCAATACCTCATCTGGAAGCAATGGCCGCGGTGGGTTTTGCTCTACGGCTCGCACGATCGGGACAAGCTTTTCGCCGAGGCCTTGCGCCGGGCCGCAACCCGCTTCGGCGGCGAGATCGTCGCCGAAAAACTGTTCGCGGACACCGGCACCGCCCGGCGCACGGATTCCGGCGTCGTCCAGATCCAGCGGCAGATGCCGGTGTTCACACAGGACCTGCCTGACCACGATGTCGTGCTGGTTGCCGACGAAAGCGAGGTATTCGGCACATTCGTGCCGTTCCGGACCTGGATCCCACGACCTGTCGCCGGCACGGCAGGGCTGATCCCCTCCGCCTGGCACCCGGCCAGCGAGCAATGGGGCGGAACGCAGATCCAGAACCGGTTCGCCAAGGTGAACGGCAGGCGCATGCTCTCGAAGGATATGTCGGCGTGGACCGCAGTGCGGATCCTGGGAGATGCCGCGACGCGTACGCAAAGTGCCGACCCGGAGAAGATAGGCGCCTTCATCAGGGCCGACGATTTCTCGATTGCTGCCTTCAAGGGGCAGAAGCTGACGTTCCGCAAGTGGAACTGGCAGCTCAGGCAGCCGATCTTCCTCGGCGACGGGCGCTCGGTCGTGACGACGTCTCCCCAGGAGGGATTCCTGCACCAGGTGTCTGAACTGGACACCCTTGGCATCGCTCAACCGGAGACCAAATGCACGCTTAGATAA
- a CDS encoding YVTN family beta-propeller repeat protein codes for MRRRLSILTAAMLAGLTATPASAYMVYVSNEKDNTISVVDAKSMEVVKTVDVGQRPRGITISHDGKFIYLCASDDNTIEVIDTATLEIIGSLPSGPDPELFVLSPDGKTLYVANEDDNLVTVIDVEGKSVLSEIPVGVEPEGMGVSPDGKTIVNTSETTNMAHFIDTATHEITHNVLVDSRPRFIEFTPDGKEAWVSAEIGGTVSVIDNETREIKHKITFEIPGLRAESIQPVGIRITADGKKAYVALGPANRVAVINTQTYEVEKYVLVGQRVWQLAFTPDQKTIISTNGVSNDITFIDVASDEPVQSVTVGALPWGVVVSPN; via the coding sequence ATGCGACGACGACTATCGATACTGACAGCCGCCATGCTGGCGGGACTGACTGCCACGCCGGCGTCGGCCTACATGGTCTACGTCTCGAACGAGAAGGACAACACCATCAGCGTCGTGGACGCCAAGAGCATGGAGGTCGTCAAGACGGTCGATGTCGGCCAGAGGCCCCGCGGCATCACCATCTCCCACGACGGCAAGTTCATCTATCTGTGCGCCAGCGACGACAACACCATCGAGGTCATCGACACCGCGACGCTCGAGATTATCGGCTCGCTGCCTTCGGGCCCCGACCCTGAACTGTTCGTGTTGTCGCCCGACGGCAAGACCCTCTACGTCGCCAACGAGGACGACAACCTGGTGACGGTCATCGACGTCGAGGGCAAGAGCGTGCTGAGCGAAATCCCGGTTGGCGTCGAGCCCGAGGGCATGGGCGTGAGCCCCGACGGCAAGACCATCGTCAACACGTCGGAAACGACCAATATGGCGCATTTCATCGACACAGCGACACATGAGATCACCCACAACGTGCTGGTCGATTCTCGGCCGCGCTTCATCGAGTTTACGCCCGACGGCAAAGAGGCGTGGGTGAGCGCCGAGATCGGCGGCACGGTCTCCGTCATCGACAACGAGACCCGAGAGATCAAGCACAAGATCACCTTCGAGATCCCCGGCCTGCGTGCGGAATCGATCCAGCCGGTCGGCATTCGCATAACGGCCGATGGCAAGAAGGCCTATGTGGCCCTGGGTCCGGCGAACCGCGTGGCGGTGATCAATACGCAGACCTACGAGGTGGAGAAGTATGTGCTGGTAGGCCAGCGCGTGTGGCAGCTCGCCTTCACCCCGGACCAGAAGACGATCATCAGCACGAATGGCGTCTCGAATGACATCACCTTCATCGATGTTGCCTCCGACGAACCCGTGCAGTCCGTGACCGTCGGCGCGCTGCCGTGGGGGGTCGTGGTTTCACCCAACTGA
- a CDS encoding ATP-binding cassette domain-containing protein: MAALDVAGVSHSYGQKKALDDVSFSIAPSTFTVLLGLNGAGKTTLFSLISHLYNTRHGAIRVFGHDISQTPGEALRRLGIVFQARTLDLDLSVFQNLSYHASLHGIGSAEARQRINAVLDTVEMAGRLGDKARSLSGGQMRRIEIARALLHRPPLLLLDEATVGLDVQSRAGILANIRRLVAAEGISAFWATHLIDEVDEGDHVVVLDEGRVAADARVSEVVRATGAKDIGEAFAKLCRKPSATGVERST; this comes from the coding sequence GTGGCTGCGCTGGACGTGGCCGGCGTCAGCCATTCCTACGGGCAGAAAAAAGCGCTGGACGATGTCTCGTTCTCGATCGCACCGTCCACCTTTACTGTGCTGCTCGGCCTGAACGGCGCGGGCAAGACGACGCTGTTCTCGCTCATCAGCCATCTCTACAATACGCGGCATGGCGCGATCCGTGTGTTCGGACACGATATCAGCCAGACGCCCGGCGAGGCGCTGCGCCGCCTCGGCATCGTGTTCCAGGCGCGCACCCTCGACCTCGACCTCAGCGTGTTCCAGAACCTGTCGTATCACGCCTCGCTGCACGGAATTGGCTCCGCCGAGGCGCGCCAGCGGATCAATGCCGTCCTCGATACGGTCGAGATGGCGGGACGCCTTGGCGACAAGGCGCGCAGCCTGTCGGGCGGGCAGATGCGGCGCATCGAGATCGCGCGTGCCCTCCTGCACCGGCCGCCCCTGCTTCTGCTCGACGAGGCCACCGTGGGCCTGGACGTACAGTCGCGCGCCGGCATCCTCGCCAACATCCGCAGGCTGGTGGCGGCAGAGGGCATCAGCGCCTTCTGGGCAACGCATCTGATCGATGAAGTCGACGAAGGTGACCATGTCGTCGTGCTGGACGAGGGCAGGGTGGCCGCCGACGCCAGGGTGAGCGAGGTCGTCCGCGCGACGGGCGCGAAGGACATAGGCGAGGCGTTCGCAAAACTCTGCCGCAAGCCCTCTGCGACCGGGGTGGAGCGTTCGACATGA
- a CDS encoding ABC transporter permease — translation MTTPSAGAAESRARPLPASAFGIRAYLVCLKGILVREGLRFLNQRERFISSLVRPLLWLFIFAAGFRQVLGVSIIPPYKTYVLYEVYITPGLCGMILLFSGMQSSLSMVYDREMGNMRTLLVSPFPRWFLLVSKLLAGVSVSIAQVYVFLLIARFWGVKAPPLGYLMVLPALFLAGLMLGALGLLLSSLIKQLENFAGIMNFVIFPMYFASPALYPLWRIQESSPLLYKICLANPFTYAVELIRFAFYGQVEWTSLGVVAAFAALFMAGAILAYDPSRGLMTRKQDTGGNG, via the coding sequence ATGACGACGCCGTCCGCCGGCGCGGCCGAATCCCGCGCAAGGCCGCTGCCGGCGTCGGCTTTCGGCATCCGCGCCTATCTGGTCTGCCTGAAGGGAATCCTGGTTCGGGAGGGATTGCGCTTCCTCAACCAGCGCGAACGCTTCATCTCCTCGCTGGTGAGGCCGCTGCTTTGGCTCTTCATCTTCGCCGCAGGTTTCCGTCAGGTGCTCGGCGTCTCCATCATCCCGCCCTACAAGACCTACGTCCTCTACGAGGTCTACATCACGCCCGGGCTCTGTGGCATGATCCTGCTCTTCAGCGGCATGCAGTCGTCGCTGTCCATGGTCTACGACCGCGAGATGGGCAACATGCGCACCCTTCTGGTGAGCCCTTTCCCACGATGGTTCCTCCTTGTCTCGAAACTGCTCGCAGGAGTGAGCGTTTCGATCGCCCAAGTCTACGTCTTCCTGCTCATCGCGCGGTTCTGGGGGGTGAAGGCGCCGCCGCTCGGCTACCTTATGGTGCTGCCGGCGCTTTTCCTGGCTGGCCTGATGCTGGGGGCGCTCGGACTGCTCCTGTCGTCCCTGATCAAGCAGCTGGAGAATTTCGCCGGCATCATGAACTTCGTGATCTTCCCGATGTATTTCGCCTCGCCGGCTCTCTACCCACTCTGGCGGATACAGGAATCGAGCCCCCTCCTTTACAAGATTTGCCTCGCAAATCCATTCACTTACGCGGTGGAGTTGATCCGTTTCGCGTTTTACGGGCAGGTCGAATGGACGTCGCTGGGCGTCGTCGCGGCGTTCGCGGCGCTGTTCATGGCCGGCGCGATCCTCGCCTACGATCCGTCGCGAGGGCTGATGACGAGGAAGCAGGACACGGGAGGCAACGGGTGA
- a CDS encoding c-type cytochrome — protein sequence MRITAAFSALCLTLLATGQSSAQDAAAGEKVFAKCKACHIADEDKNKVGPSLKAVIGRTAGTHEGFKYSPAMVEAGKGGLVWDEAKLTEYLRAPKAIVKGTKMAFPGLKDDADIANVIAYLKQFP from the coding sequence ATGCGCATCACCGCAGCATTCTCCGCACTATGCCTCACCCTGCTGGCGACCGGCCAGTCGTCGGCCCAGGACGCCGCAGCGGGCGAAAAGGTTTTCGCCAAGTGCAAGGCCTGCCATATCGCTGACGAGGACAAGAACAAGGTCGGACCATCCCTGAAGGCCGTCATCGGCAGGACGGCCGGAACACATGAGGGCTTCAAATATTCCCCCGCCATGGTCGAAGCCGGCAAGGGCGGACTGGTGTGGGACGAGGCGAAGCTGACGGAATACCTGAGGGCGCCGAAGGCGATCGTGAAGGGCACCAAGATGGCGTTCCCCGGCCTCAAGGACGACGCCGACATCGCCAATGTGATCGCCTATCTGAAGCAATTCCCGTAA
- a CDS encoding ABC transporter substrate-binding protein gives MISRRNAICLAAVGALSALVPHAADAAVAKVRVGALKFGTVSWELDALKHHRFDAANGIDLEVVYFAGEDATNVAMLAGEIDVIVSDWLWVSRQRSEGSDVTLVPYSTAVGAVMVQEGSPIRTVADLRQRKIGVAGGPLDKSWLLIQALALRDYGINLPQDNEIAYGAPPLLSEKARQGELDAVLNFWHFCARLEANGFRRVIGANDAAIALGASGPVSTLGYVFHEQWATENPAAAMALVMASADAKRLLAQSDAEWLRLAPLVRAEGRELDILRDRYREGIPGRPVSEDQADAARLYAVLAELGGEKLVGQAMAMEPGTFWSGLMK, from the coding sequence ATGATTTCAAGACGCAACGCGATCTGCCTCGCTGCTGTCGGCGCCCTTTCCGCCCTCGTTCCACACGCGGCTGATGCCGCGGTTGCCAAGGTTCGTGTGGGAGCGCTGAAGTTTGGGACTGTCAGCTGGGAGCTCGATGCGCTCAAGCACCACAGGTTCGATGCGGCCAACGGGATCGATCTGGAAGTTGTCTACTTTGCGGGAGAGGACGCGACGAATGTTGCGATGCTGGCCGGAGAGATCGACGTGATCGTCTCCGACTGGCTTTGGGTATCGCGGCAGCGTTCGGAAGGCAGCGACGTCACGCTTGTCCCGTATTCGACCGCAGTCGGCGCCGTCATGGTCCAGGAAGGTTCACCAATCCGGACGGTTGCCGACCTCAGGCAAAGGAAGATCGGCGTTGCTGGCGGGCCGCTGGACAAGAGCTGGCTGCTGATTCAGGCCCTTGCGTTGCGTGACTACGGCATCAACCTCCCGCAGGATAACGAAATCGCCTACGGCGCGCCGCCGCTGCTGTCGGAGAAAGCCCGGCAGGGCGAACTCGATGCGGTGCTGAACTTCTGGCACTTCTGCGCCCGCCTCGAGGCCAACGGCTTCCGGCGCGTGATCGGCGCCAATGACGCCGCCATCGCGCTCGGCGCCTCGGGGCCGGTGTCCACTCTCGGCTACGTCTTCCATGAGCAATGGGCGACAGAAAATCCCGCTGCGGCGATGGCGCTGGTCATGGCTTCGGCCGACGCCAAGCGGCTGCTGGCGCAATCCGACGCGGAATGGCTGCGCCTTGCGCCTCTCGTGCGCGCCGAGGGCAGGGAACTCGACATCCTGCGCGACCGCTATCGGGAGGGCATTCCAGGGCGGCCCGTGTCGGAGGATCAGGCCGACGCGGCCAGGCTCTATGCCGTTCTTGCCGAGCTTGGCGGCGAGAAGCTGGTCGGCCAGGCGATGGCGATGGAGCCGGGGACGTTCTGGTCAGGGTTGATGAAATGA
- a CDS encoding ABC transporter permease, producing the protein MTAPDTGAEESLARVPSTPSRATPTLLPLATVAVSLLGLGLVWGVAAAIWPSRTFPSPLAVWTVLVRDAASGELPFHLAMTLGRVAAAFIVAMVVGSVIGVLLGNHRRADRFFDPWVVLFLNLPALVIIVLAYIWFGLNEAAAIGAVALNKIPNVVVTMREGARALDPRYAEMATVYRFDALDRLRHVLLPQLQPYIAAASRSGIALIWKIVLVVELLGRPNGVGFQIYLYFQMFDVAAILAYTLAFVAVMLLIELLVVQPFERHATRWRRRAA; encoded by the coding sequence ATGACGGCGCCCGATACCGGCGCGGAAGAATCCCTGGCGCGCGTTCCTTCGACCCCTTCCCGCGCCACTCCAACGCTGTTGCCGCTTGCGACTGTCGCGGTGTCCTTGCTCGGTCTCGGCCTGGTCTGGGGCGTTGCCGCGGCGATCTGGCCGAGCCGCACATTCCCGTCGCCACTTGCGGTTTGGACGGTCCTCGTCCGCGATGCGGCGAGTGGCGAGTTGCCATTCCATCTCGCCATGACGCTGGGTCGCGTGGCGGCAGCCTTCATCGTCGCCATGGTCGTTGGATCGGTCATCGGTGTCCTGCTCGGCAATCACCGGCGCGCCGATCGCTTCTTCGATCCGTGGGTCGTGCTGTTCCTCAATCTTCCGGCCCTGGTCATCATCGTCCTTGCCTACATCTGGTTCGGGTTGAACGAAGCGGCGGCCATCGGCGCGGTGGCGCTGAACAAGATCCCGAATGTCGTGGTGACGATGCGCGAGGGCGCACGCGCGCTCGATCCCCGCTATGCCGAAATGGCGACCGTCTATCGCTTCGACGCGCTCGACCGGCTGCGACATGTGCTGCTTCCCCAGCTGCAACCCTATATTGCTGCGGCGTCGCGCTCGGGGATCGCGCTGATCTGGAAGATCGTGCTGGTCGTCGAGCTGCTCGGTCGTCCGAACGGCGTCGGCTTCCAGATCTACCTTTACTTCCAGATGTTCGACGTCGCCGCGATCCTGGCCTATACGCTCGCCTTCGTGGCCGTCATGCTCCTCATCGAACTGCTCGTGGTACAGCCCTTTGAACGACATGCGACCCGTTGGCGTCGGCGCGCCGCTTAG
- a CDS encoding ABC transporter ATP-binding protein, whose product MRPVGVGAPLSVDIAEKTFRSAEGVSVVALQNLSFEVRQGEFACLLGPSGCGKTTTLRILLGLDRDFSGTVRLPEGSADRMAVVFQEPTLLPWRTVEQNVRLGFPKSRRNVDLSWLFESLGLAGMRSLFPSELSLGLARRAALARAFAAEPALMLLDEPFVSLDEATAERLRHLLLSVWSRRPTTALMVTHNLREALMLSDRIIVLSGRPAYARGVFEVATPRQHRSQDVMSELLRQFHERFPDVT is encoded by the coding sequence ATGCGACCCGTTGGCGTCGGCGCGCCGCTTAGCGTCGACATCGCCGAAAAGACCTTCCGGTCGGCGGAAGGCGTCTCGGTGGTGGCGCTGCAGAACCTCTCCTTCGAGGTGCGGCAGGGAGAGTTCGCGTGCCTGCTTGGTCCGTCCGGTTGCGGCAAGACCACGACGCTGCGCATCCTGCTCGGGCTCGATCGGGATTTTTCCGGCACGGTGCGGTTGCCGGAAGGCAGCGCCGATCGCATGGCCGTTGTGTTCCAGGAGCCCACGTTGCTGCCGTGGCGCACGGTCGAGCAGAACGTTCGGCTGGGATTTCCGAAAAGCCGCCGAAATGTCGATCTGAGTTGGCTTTTCGAGAGTCTTGGACTTGCCGGCATGCGCTCCCTCTTCCCGTCGGAACTCTCACTGGGCCTGGCGCGCCGCGCGGCGTTGGCCCGGGCTTTTGCCGCCGAGCCGGCCCTGATGTTGCTGGACGAGCCGTTCGTTTCGCTCGACGAAGCGACGGCCGAGCGGCTTCGCCACCTGCTGCTCAGCGTTTGGTCCAGGCGTCCGACCACCGCTCTCATGGTCACGCACAATCTGCGTGAGGCGCTGATGCTGTCGGACCGCATCATCGTGTTGTCCGGACGCCCCGCATATGCGCGCGGCGTGTTCGAGGTAGCGACGCCGCGGCAGCATCGAAGCCAGGACGTCATGAGCGAATTGCTGCGCCAGTTTCACGAGCGGTTTCCCGACGTGACCTGA
- a CDS encoding quinoprotein relay system zinc metallohydrolase 2, with amino-acid sequence MASLGCAGLGVGLGLWPWRQLLARAGAAFAVHEIAEGVFAFRGADEMMTAANEGAIANLGFVVGADAVAVVDSGGSAVEGRKLLDAVRAVTRKPIRYLINTHMHPDHIFGNAVFRDAGAAIVGHRNLPAALEARGSFYLRRFREQIGAAMMEGVEIVPPSMLVDDRLELDLGGRLLGLRAWAAAHTDNDLTVFDRNMRTLFAGDLVFLGHLPTLDGSLLGWMRQLPELAGMEATSVVAGHGPVPAEWPGALKGEQRYFEALAGDLRKAIAAGVPLAEAVRTAAQAERGNWDLFDEYNERNATAAYAELEWE; translated from the coding sequence ATGGCGAGCCTGGGTTGTGCGGGGCTCGGCGTCGGGCTGGGCCTGTGGCCATGGCGGCAACTCCTGGCCCGCGCCGGCGCGGCGTTCGCGGTCCACGAAATCGCCGAGGGTGTCTTCGCCTTTCGCGGCGCGGATGAGATGATGACCGCCGCCAACGAGGGAGCGATCGCCAATCTGGGATTCGTCGTCGGCGCCGATGCGGTCGCCGTCGTCGACAGCGGCGGCAGCGCGGTGGAAGGCCGCAAGCTGTTGGACGCGGTGCGGGCGGTGACGCGCAAGCCGATCCGCTACCTGATCAACACCCACATGCATCCAGACCACATCTTCGGCAACGCCGTGTTCAGGGACGCAGGCGCGGCAATCGTGGGGCATCGCAACCTGCCTGCGGCGCTGGAGGCAAGGGGCTCGTTCTACCTTCGCCGTTTTCGCGAACAGATCGGCGCTGCGATGATGGAAGGCGTCGAGATCGTGCCGCCGTCCATGCTGGTCGATGACCGGCTGGAACTCGACCTTGGCGGCCGGTTGCTCGGACTCCGCGCCTGGGCTGCTGCCCATACGGACAACGACCTGACGGTATTCGATCGCAACATGCGCACGCTGTTTGCCGGCGATCTCGTGTTTCTCGGGCATCTGCCGACGCTCGACGGTTCACTCCTTGGCTGGATGCGCCAGCTTCCCGAACTCGCCGGCATGGAGGCGACGTCAGTGGTAGCTGGCCACGGTCCCGTACCGGCCGAATGGCCGGGTGCGCTGAAAGGCGAGCAGCGATACTTCGAGGCGCTGGCCGGCGACCTGCGCAAGGCCATCGCGGCTGGCGTACCGCTCGCCGAAGCGGTGAGAACGGCGGCCCAGGCAGAGCGGGGTAACTGGGATCTGTTCGATGAATACAACGAGCGCAATGCCACGGCCGCCTACGCCGAGCTCGAATGGGAGTGA
- a CDS encoding quinoprotein dehydrogenase-associated SoxYZ-like carrier codes for MQREVTSQRHPLSPVLQFLAALLLTLAAILSYVASAQAQQTMASSERIWSGLRGDVFGDREIVTDTGLVRIVAPKRAQDAAIVPVDIYLDPSRAPDGVKAVTMIIDANPAPVAATFELGRDAGVTHLSTRVRVNDYSFIRAIAERRNGELHMAQTFVKASGGCSAPVVKNSAEALASMGQMKLRQFSADETMSKAQELQLMIRHPNNSGLQRDPLTQYFIPAHFVQKLSISQGDRPILSMVGGISISEDPNFRFEFAAQGQGEIRVEAVDTDGKVFREQWSLETTGL; via the coding sequence ATGCAACGCGAAGTCACCAGCCAACGGCACCCGCTCTCGCCCGTGCTGCAATTTCTGGCGGCGCTGCTTCTCACCCTGGCGGCCATTCTCAGCTACGTGGCATCCGCGCAGGCCCAGCAAACCATGGCCTCCTCGGAAAGGATCTGGTCCGGACTCCGGGGCGATGTCTTCGGCGACAGGGAGATCGTGACCGACACGGGGTTGGTGAGGATCGTAGCGCCCAAGCGCGCTCAGGATGCTGCGATCGTGCCCGTCGACATCTATCTCGATCCCTCCAGGGCGCCGGACGGCGTCAAGGCTGTCACCATGATCATCGACGCCAATCCTGCGCCGGTCGCGGCGACATTCGAGCTAGGCCGCGACGCGGGGGTCACCCACCTGTCGACGCGCGTCCGCGTCAACGACTACTCGTTCATCCGGGCGATCGCGGAGCGCCGGAACGGCGAGCTGCACATGGCGCAGACCTTCGTCAAGGCGTCCGGTGGATGTTCGGCGCCGGTCGTCAAGAATTCGGCCGAGGCGCTTGCATCCATGGGGCAAATGAAGCTCCGTCAGTTTTCGGCTGACGAGACGATGAGCAAGGCGCAGGAGTTGCAGCTGATGATCCGCCACCCGAACAATTCGGGGCTGCAGCGCGATCCGCTGACCCAGTATTTCATTCCCGCGCACTTCGTCCAGAAACTCTCCATCTCGCAAGGCGACAGGCCGATCCTTTCCATGGTCGGCGGCATTTCGATCTCCGAGGATCCGAACTTCCGCTTCGAGTTCGCGGCGCAGGGGCAGGGCGAGATCCGGGTCGAGGCGGTCGACACGGACGGAAAGGTCTTCCGCGAGCAATGGTCGCTGGAAACGACCGGGCTTTGA